One Streptomyces sp. NBC_00554 DNA segment encodes these proteins:
- a CDS encoding GntR family transcriptional regulator has translation MTRTADTSASSGKQMLSEQVYAHLRDAIMRGGYAPGDALKPQDLAREQGVSLAVVREALVRVVGEGLADRLPNRGFAVPAFSDSRWQEIAEARRTVEPVVLRMSIERGDVDWEARVRAAHHRLSRTPAYAPEESEYYSDAWSEAHRVFHRTLLEGCGNPVLLETFDRMWTASELARRWSAHRNPDRDHVGEHRRLEEAALARDADTAAEVLARHFTLTAAELTGPTHHESAKET, from the coding sequence ATGACTCGGACGGCCGACACCTCAGCCTCCTCGGGGAAGCAGATGCTCTCCGAGCAGGTCTACGCACACCTGCGGGACGCGATCATGCGCGGGGGTTACGCCCCCGGTGACGCCCTCAAACCGCAGGACCTCGCCAGGGAACAGGGCGTGAGCCTGGCCGTCGTACGCGAGGCGCTCGTGCGGGTGGTCGGCGAGGGCCTCGCCGACCGGCTGCCCAATCGCGGCTTCGCCGTCCCGGCCTTCTCCGACAGCCGCTGGCAGGAGATCGCGGAGGCCCGCCGGACCGTCGAACCGGTCGTGCTGCGCATGTCCATCGAGCGCGGCGACGTCGACTGGGAGGCCCGGGTACGAGCCGCCCACCACCGGCTGTCCCGCACCCCGGCGTACGCGCCGGAGGAGAGCGAGTACTACAGCGACGCATGGTCCGAGGCCCACCGGGTCTTCCACCGCACCCTGCTGGAGGGCTGCGGCAACCCCGTCCTCCTTGAGACCTTCGACCGGATGTGGACCGCGAGCGAGTTGGCTCGCCGCTGGTCGGCGCACCGCAACCCCGACCGTGACCACGTCGGTGAGCATCGCCGGCTGGAGGAGGCGGCGCTGGCCCGCGACGCCGACACCGCGGCCGAGGTGCTGGCCCGCCACTTCACCCTGACCGCGGCCGAACTGACCGGCCCCACCCACCATGAATCCGCGAAGGAAACCTGA
- a CDS encoding YbhB/YbcL family Raf kinase inhibitor-like protein: MSANDPFARLPEAPSFTVTSTTVTDGAAWSPEQFSGISGVPGGKDVSPQLSWSGAPEGTKSYAVTVYDPDAPTGSGFWHWAVADIPAAVTELPEGAGDDTGSGLPEGAFQLPNDARAARFIGAAPPAGHGPHRYFIVVHALDVESIGVPADTTPAYLGFNIAGHILGRAVLTATAETPA, encoded by the coding sequence ATGAGCGCCAACGATCCCTTCGCCCGCCTCCCCGAGGCGCCCTCCTTCACCGTTACCAGCACCACCGTCACCGACGGCGCCGCCTGGTCGCCCGAGCAGTTCTCCGGTATCTCCGGCGTCCCCGGCGGGAAGGACGTCTCGCCCCAGCTGTCCTGGAGCGGCGCCCCGGAAGGCACCAAGAGCTACGCCGTCACCGTCTACGACCCCGACGCCCCCACCGGGTCCGGGTTCTGGCACTGGGCGGTCGCCGACATCCCCGCCGCCGTCACCGAGCTGCCCGAGGGAGCCGGCGACGACACCGGTTCGGGCCTGCCGGAAGGTGCCTTCCAGCTGCCCAACGACGCCCGCGCGGCCCGCTTCATCGGCGCCGCCCCGCCGGCCGGGCACGGCCCTCACCGCTACTTCATCGTGGTGCACGCCCTCGACGTCGAGTCCATCGGCGTCCCGGCCGACACCACCCCGGCCTACCTCGGCTTCAACATCGCCGGCCACATCCTCGGCCGCGCGGTCCTGACCGCCACCGCCGAGACTCCCGCCTGA
- a CDS encoding maleylpyruvate isomerase family mycothiol-dependent enzyme, translated as MDSASLLLHLRRELDRFRACLDGDLAAPVEHCGDWTLYDLADHLGSGNLWAATAVTEGHGGLKPAAAPRDPAALGRWFDATSETLLAALDNDPSTAAWTFYPPHTVGFWQRRRCLETLVHGWDAEHALGIPAPPLDAGLVHDGVSEVFDTMAPRQTARGRAAPPQVALRLEATDTGATWTYGPGTPVAVLAGTAESLLLTLWGRLPRTGDALTWEGDRHTGERVLDGPLVP; from the coding sequence ATGGACTCCGCATCCCTACTCCTCCATCTGCGCCGCGAGTTGGACCGCTTCCGGGCCTGTCTGGACGGCGACCTGGCCGCACCGGTCGAGCATTGCGGCGACTGGACGCTGTACGACCTGGCCGACCATCTGGGCAGCGGGAACCTCTGGGCGGCCACCGCTGTGACCGAGGGACACGGCGGCCTCAAACCGGCGGCGGCGCCACGGGACCCGGCGGCGCTGGGGCGGTGGTTCGACGCCACGTCCGAGACCTTGCTCGCCGCCCTGGACAACGACCCGTCCACCGCGGCCTGGACCTTCTACCCCCCGCACACGGTCGGCTTCTGGCAACGACGCCGCTGCCTGGAAACTCTCGTCCACGGCTGGGACGCCGAACACGCCCTCGGGATACCCGCGCCGCCGCTCGACGCGGGCCTGGTCCACGACGGCGTGTCGGAGGTCTTCGACACCATGGCCCCTCGCCAGACCGCACGCGGCCGCGCGGCCCCTCCTCAGGTCGCACTGCGCCTCGAAGCCACGGACACCGGGGCGACCTGGACGTACGGCCCGGGCACCCCGGTCGCGGTCCTCGCCGGGACGGCGGAGAGCCTCCTGCTGACACTGTGGGGACGGCTGCCGCGTACGGGTGACGCACTGACGTGGGAGGGCGATCGGCACACCGGGGAGCGGGTGTTGGACGGGCCGTTGGTGCCCTGA
- a CDS encoding GNAT family N-acetyltransferase, which yields MPELRTERLTLRRWQDSDLGPWAAMNADPEVREHLGALLTREQTDASVAGFQAEFDERGYGWWAVEVLATGEFIGFAGLDRVDDGMPFTGVEAGWRLARSAWGHGYATEAARACLAFGLETLELPEILAVTTATNLRSQAVMSRIGMTRDPADDFDDPNEPEGPLRRNVLYRIRA from the coding sequence ATGCCTGAACTGCGTACCGAACGCCTCACGCTCCGTCGATGGCAGGATTCCGACCTTGGACCATGGGCGGCGATGAACGCCGATCCAGAGGTCCGGGAACACCTCGGGGCTCTCCTCACCCGTGAGCAGACCGACGCCTCGGTGGCGGGCTTCCAGGCCGAATTCGACGAGCGGGGCTACGGGTGGTGGGCCGTCGAGGTGCTCGCCACCGGCGAGTTCATCGGCTTCGCCGGCCTGGACCGGGTGGATGACGGAATGCCGTTCACCGGAGTGGAAGCCGGCTGGCGACTCGCCCGTTCGGCCTGGGGGCACGGCTACGCCACCGAGGCCGCCCGGGCCTGCCTGGCTTTCGGCCTCGAGACCCTCGAACTCCCCGAAATCCTTGCGGTGACGACCGCCACCAACCTCCGTTCCCAGGCCGTGATGAGCCGGATCGGAATGACCCGAGACCCCGCCGACGACTTCGACGACCCCAACGAGCCCGAGGGCCCACTGCGCCGGAACGTGCTGTACCGGATCCGCGCGTGA
- a CDS encoding antibiotic biosynthesis monooxygenase: MTDDGITLIDAWELPEDRIDESVARWRERVGLIHAAPGFRDARLHRRLLPESRLGLVNVAHWDSIEARDEALANPGFTASAATAADYATVHGGWYEVAAEYRAAGNGSGVGPGVTFVNAFELPAERINEFLPYWLGHAELMSKAPGFRDNRLHRAVDPDTRFQLVDIAHWDSPDAWRTADNDPRFQQHPSASPDFAIADPALFRVVVEF; encoded by the coding sequence GTGACTGATGACGGAATCACGCTGATCGACGCGTGGGAACTGCCCGAGGACCGGATCGACGAGTCTGTCGCACGCTGGCGGGAGCGCGTCGGGCTCATTCACGCCGCCCCCGGTTTCCGGGATGCGCGGCTGCACCGCAGGCTGTTGCCGGAGTCCCGGCTAGGCCTGGTCAATGTGGCGCACTGGGACAGCATCGAGGCCCGGGACGAGGCTCTGGCGAATCCCGGCTTCACCGCGTCGGCAGCCACCGCCGCGGACTATGCCACCGTGCACGGCGGATGGTACGAGGTGGCGGCCGAATACCGCGCGGCGGGAAACGGTTCGGGCGTGGGGCCGGGAGTAACCTTCGTCAATGCCTTCGAGCTGCCCGCCGAGCGGATCAATGAATTCCTGCCGTACTGGCTCGGCCACGCAGAGCTGATGAGCAAGGCGCCCGGCTTCCGGGACAACCGGCTGCACCGTGCGGTGGACCCGGACACTCGCTTCCAACTGGTCGACATCGCGCACTGGGACAGCCCCGACGCATGGCGCACAGCAGACAACGACCCCCGCTTCCAACAGCACCCGTCCGCCTCCCCTGACTTCGCCATCGCCGACCCCGCACTCTTCCGGGTTGTCGTCGAGTTCTGA
- a CDS encoding NUDIX domain-containing protein, producing MAQPNSNAQPEALKPALDSMTVLVAAVIVHDRATNRVVLLQRGENAKFGRGMWDLPLGKSEPGEPITGTAVRELYEETGLTVKAESLKFVHVIHGAWGVEAPSGFLTVVFAAHEWSGEPENREPLKHAQVRWTDIAAIPDDFVKSSACALRRYLAADAPEVSLHGWT from the coding sequence GTGGCTCAGCCGAATTCCAACGCCCAGCCCGAAGCCCTCAAGCCCGCCCTCGATTCCATGACCGTCCTGGTCGCCGCCGTCATCGTCCACGACCGGGCCACCAACCGCGTCGTCCTCCTCCAGCGCGGTGAGAACGCCAAGTTCGGCCGGGGCATGTGGGACCTCCCCCTCGGCAAGAGCGAACCCGGCGAGCCGATCACCGGGACCGCCGTACGCGAGCTGTACGAGGAGACGGGCCTGACGGTGAAGGCGGAGTCGCTGAAGTTCGTGCACGTCATCCACGGGGCGTGGGGCGTCGAAGCCCCGAGCGGCTTCCTCACCGTCGTCTTCGCCGCCCACGAATGGAGTGGCGAGCCCGAGAACCGCGAACCGCTCAAGCACGCCCAGGTGCGCTGGACCGACATCGCAGCCATCCCCGACGACTTCGTGAAGTCCAGCGCCTGTGCCCTCCGCCGATACCTCGCTGCTGATGCTCCCGAAGTCTCGCTGCACGGCTGGACATAA
- a CDS encoding ATP-binding protein: MQFTSSPRGARLARHLTVCRVAEWGYPSTSDTSVTVSLLVAELAANAVQHGRTPGRDFHLRLALDERTRLIRIEVADASTRLPRFGSETVAGPEDESGRGLLLVALLAARWGTVPRKPVGKTVWAEVVADAPEGA, translated from the coding sequence ATGCAGTTCACGTCGTCGCCCCGAGGCGCCCGGCTCGCCCGGCATCTGACGGTGTGCCGTGTGGCCGAGTGGGGATACCCGTCGACCTCGGACACGTCCGTCACGGTCTCGCTCCTGGTCGCCGAACTCGCCGCCAACGCCGTACAGCACGGCCGGACGCCCGGTCGGGACTTCCACCTCCGGCTCGCCCTCGACGAACGAACGCGCCTGATCCGTATCGAGGTCGCGGACGCTTCCACGCGCCTGCCCCGGTTCGGTTCCGAAACCGTCGCCGGGCCGGAGGACGAGTCCGGCCGTGGACTGCTCCTCGTGGCACTGCTCGCCGCGCGCTGGGGGACGGTGCCCCGAAAGCCGGTTGGGAAGACGGTGTGGGCTGAAGTCGTGGCAGACGCTCCGGAAGGTGCATAA
- a CDS encoding Scr1 family TA system antitoxin-like transcriptional regulator, translating into MAALFGSRVRRLRTAAGLTQAELGAKTHVVASRITQVERCSGAKPTLELAGVLDEVLGTDGLLVELWPYVYREAFPDWSRAFMAYSERAVSIREYGAHLVPGLLQTEDYARAVLSVGLSLQGEEHLEERVAARLGRQGRLTASDRPELWVVLDEAVLRRPVGGWAVMRAQFARLLDAASDRHITVQVLPFEQGEHDVMGGSLTILELPDGREVAYTEGAHYGQLIEDPDEVKRFGLFYDRLRAAALPPLMSLDMIRSAMEGIHRDANIPSRTERRRLAQEQSQQSGGRQLRGGGGRNPRRRPRP; encoded by the coding sequence ATGGCGGCGCTCTTCGGTTCGCGCGTACGCAGACTCCGTACGGCGGCGGGGCTGACCCAGGCGGAGCTGGGCGCGAAGACGCATGTGGTCGCCTCCCGGATCACCCAGGTCGAACGCTGCTCGGGGGCGAAGCCGACCCTGGAACTGGCCGGTGTTCTTGATGAAGTCCTGGGCACGGACGGGCTGTTGGTGGAGCTGTGGCCGTACGTCTATCGGGAGGCGTTCCCGGACTGGTCGCGGGCGTTCATGGCGTACTCGGAGAGGGCGGTCTCCATTCGCGAGTACGGGGCGCACCTCGTGCCCGGCCTCTTGCAAACGGAGGATTACGCGCGGGCGGTGCTCAGCGTTGGGCTTTCCCTCCAGGGCGAGGAACACCTGGAGGAGCGGGTCGCGGCGCGACTCGGCCGGCAAGGGCGACTGACCGCCTCCGACAGGCCCGAGCTGTGGGTCGTACTGGACGAGGCGGTGCTACGGCGGCCGGTCGGCGGATGGGCAGTCATGCGAGCCCAATTCGCGCGGCTACTGGATGCCGCCTCCGATCGTCACATCACGGTGCAGGTGCTGCCGTTCGAACAGGGCGAGCACGACGTGATGGGCGGGTCGCTGACCATCCTGGAGCTGCCGGACGGCCGCGAGGTCGCCTACACGGAAGGCGCCCACTACGGCCAACTCATCGAGGATCCGGACGAGGTCAAGCGGTTCGGTCTGTTTTACGATCGGCTCCGGGCGGCAGCCCTGCCCCCGCTCATGTCGCTCGACATGATCCGATCAGCGATGGAGGGCATCCACCGTGACGCGAACATCCCGTCCCGAACTGAACGGCGCCGCCTGGCGCAAGAGCAGTCACAGCAATCAGGAGGGCGGCAACTGCGTGGAGGTGGCGGCCGGAATCCCCGGCGTCGTCCCCGTCCGTGA
- a CDS encoding DUF397 domain-containing protein: MAAGIPGVVPVRDSKAPDGPALAFAAGSWAAFISELKEARHRV; encoded by the coding sequence GTGGCGGCCGGAATCCCCGGCGTCGTCCCCGTCCGTGACAGCAAAGCCCCCGACGGTCCAGCACTCGCCTTCGCGGCAGGCTCCTGGGCCGCGTTCATAAGCGAGTTGAAGGAAGCCCGCCACCGCGTCTGA
- a CDS encoding DUF433 domain-containing protein has translation MVDRFNDGLLTPTETASHLEVPLSTLTSWLKGTAAGAPLVHRVEPVRNGQPSVPFIAVAEAHVLRSLRSLGLRMSEIREAAAVRKAFDTPYGLVSKRIATDGVDIFVEHGFGDLRRARDGQAPIHEVVARYLRYLNWEGDDDYPASLRLRQYGDSVPVVIDPRFGHGLPVIAANRVSVKAVTDLWEAGESVEDIAYEYGMTPEQVDELCHAVVRLAA, from the coding sequence ATGGTCGACCGGTTCAACGACGGGCTTCTGACGCCCACGGAGACGGCTTCCCACCTGGAGGTCCCCTTGTCGACGCTCACCAGCTGGCTCAAGGGGACGGCGGCCGGCGCACCGCTCGTGCACCGGGTCGAGCCGGTACGCAACGGACAGCCGTCGGTCCCCTTCATCGCCGTGGCCGAGGCTCACGTCCTGCGTTCTCTTCGCTCGCTCGGTCTGCGCATGAGCGAGATCCGGGAGGCGGCGGCCGTACGAAAGGCGTTCGACACCCCCTACGGCCTGGTCTCGAAGCGCATCGCGACCGACGGGGTGGACATCTTCGTCGAGCACGGTTTCGGGGATCTGCGCCGGGCCCGGGACGGTCAGGCCCCCATTCACGAGGTGGTGGCCCGTTACCTCCGGTACCTGAACTGGGAGGGCGACGACGACTACCCGGCGAGCCTGCGGCTGAGGCAGTACGGGGACTCCGTCCCTGTCGTCATCGACCCGCGGTTCGGCCACGGACTGCCGGTCATCGCCGCCAACCGTGTCTCGGTCAAGGCGGTCACAGACCTGTGGGAGGCCGGGGAAAGCGTCGAGGACATCGCCTACGAGTACGGCATGACCCCCGAGCAGGTCGACGAACTCTGCCACGCAGTGGTGCGCCTTGCCGCCTGA
- a CDS encoding aldehyde dehydrogenase family protein has protein sequence MQENVINKIYIDGEFVTPHGTELADLFNPATGKVIGQVQLADEVDTDAAVAAAKRALPAWSATSKEERLDALRRLQAAVAARTSEIQEAVLLEYGGPVRNAWMVGSAVGAFADMITTLEGFDFTRQIGNATVELEPVGVAGVITPWNSDPFFISNNVATALAAGCTVVIKPSEMSAMQTYALTRALHEAGLPRGVFNIVTGLGNVVGSAITRHPDISKITFTGSTPVGKVILRDAAETLKRVTLELGGKSPSIILDDADLDQAVTGALMAGFANSSQACVAGTRILVPESRLDEIIAVATAKMADFPVGDPSDPATAIGPMVSERQWERVQGYIRRGVEEGARIVAGGPGRPEGLADGYFVRPTLFADVTNDMTIAREEIFGPVLSILTYRDEDHAVEIANDTDYGLHAYVFSSDPTRAHRIASRLQAGRVAINGGFESLSPFGGFKQSGIGREYGTFGLEEFLEARSVMV, from the coding sequence ATGCAAGAGAACGTGATCAACAAGATCTACATAGACGGCGAATTCGTCACCCCGCACGGCACGGAACTCGCCGACCTGTTCAACCCCGCAACCGGGAAAGTGATCGGGCAGGTCCAACTCGCCGACGAGGTGGACACGGACGCGGCTGTCGCAGCGGCGAAGCGCGCGCTACCGGCCTGGTCCGCGACATCGAAGGAGGAGCGGCTCGACGCGCTCCGCCGGCTCCAGGCCGCCGTCGCCGCGCGGACGAGCGAAATCCAGGAGGCCGTCCTCCTGGAGTACGGCGGGCCGGTGCGCAACGCGTGGATGGTCGGTTCGGCCGTCGGTGCGTTCGCCGACATGATCACGACCTTGGAAGGTTTCGACTTCACACGGCAAATCGGCAACGCGACCGTGGAGTTGGAGCCGGTCGGCGTCGCAGGCGTGATCACGCCGTGGAACTCCGATCCGTTCTTCATCTCCAACAACGTCGCGACCGCCTTGGCGGCCGGTTGCACCGTCGTCATCAAGCCGAGCGAGATGAGCGCGATGCAGACCTATGCGCTGACCCGAGCACTTCACGAGGCCGGACTGCCGCGGGGCGTCTTCAACATCGTGACGGGGCTCGGCAATGTCGTCGGGAGCGCGATCACACGTCACCCCGATATCTCCAAGATCACCTTCACCGGTTCGACCCCGGTCGGCAAGGTCATCCTTCGCGACGCGGCCGAGACCTTGAAGCGCGTGACGCTCGAACTCGGGGGCAAGTCGCCGTCGATCATTCTCGACGACGCCGATCTCGATCAGGCCGTTACCGGCGCGCTCATGGCCGGGTTCGCCAACAGCAGCCAGGCGTGTGTCGCCGGCACCCGCATCCTCGTCCCGGAGAGCCGACTGGACGAGATCATCGCTGTCGCCACGGCGAAGATGGCCGACTTCCCGGTCGGCGATCCCAGCGACCCGGCAACGGCCATCGGTCCGATGGTCAGCGAACGGCAGTGGGAGCGTGTCCAGGGCTACATCCGTCGCGGTGTCGAGGAAGGCGCCCGGATCGTCGCCGGCGGACCCGGCCGTCCCGAGGGACTGGCGGACGGATACTTCGTGCGACCGACCCTGTTCGCGGACGTCACCAACGACATGACGATCGCGCGTGAGGAGATCTTCGGGCCGGTGCTTTCGATCCTCACCTACCGTGACGAGGACCACGCGGTGGAGATCGCCAACGACACCGACTACGGCCTGCACGCCTATGTGTTCTCCTCCGACCCCACGCGGGCGCATCGCATCGCGTCGCGGCTCCAGGCGGGCCGGGTGGCGATCAACGGCGGTTTCGAGTCGCTGTCTCCGTTCGGAGGGTTCAAGCAGTCAGGCATTGGGCGGGAGTACGGCACCTTCGGTCTTGAGGAGTTCCTCGAGGCGCGGTCGGTGATGGTCTGA
- a CDS encoding nitroreductase/quinone reductase family protein: MILDDAVARALAIGPDSSAAEHTIDITTRGARSGIARRIEIWFHRVDGRWYLTGVPGPRNWYANLRANPRFVVHLKHGVTADLPATAALVDGPTRRRVITEVLELQNRPEIAARVSRRQNFDEWFARSPLVEIVFDDEQLRTASSESAR; encoded by the coding sequence GTGATCTTGGACGACGCCGTCGCCCGCGCCCTTGCCATTGGGCCGGACTCCTCGGCGGCCGAGCACACGATCGACATCACGACACGGGGTGCACGCAGCGGCATCGCGCGGCGCATCGAGATCTGGTTCCACCGCGTCGACGGTCGCTGGTACCTGACCGGCGTGCCCGGCCCTCGTAACTGGTACGCGAACCTGCGGGCCAATCCGCGGTTCGTCGTGCATCTCAAACACGGGGTTACGGCTGACCTGCCCGCGACCGCGGCACTGGTCGACGGGCCGACACGGCGGCGAGTGATCACCGAAGTCCTCGAATTGCAGAACCGGCCCGAGATCGCGGCGCGGGTCAGTCGACGCCAGAACTTCGACGAATGGTTCGCGCGCAGCCCGCTGGTCGAGATCGTCTTCGACGACGAGCAGTTGCGGACAGCCTCCTCGGAGTCGGCCCGATAG
- a CDS encoding AraC family transcriptional regulator N-terminal domain-containing protein, with the protein MSLGELRDLLERHVRPDLTTAIDDVRICKADHAVPPESAMSGTVLAVIAQGRKRLALGDRVYEYGAGQYLITSVDLPVTGHFIDAAPGRPTLGFGMTLEPAAIAELLLQSGSGDLPRSPGTVRPGIAVSDAPDELLDAIVRLLRLLDRPRDRKALVPLVKREILWWLMTGEQGDAVRQLGLADSSLSHIRRAVQWIRENYAQPFRVEEVAQLSGMSVSAFHRNFQAVTAMTPIQFQKHIRLQAARLLLANHPNDITGVGHRVGYDSPAQFSREYRRQFGAPPSIDAMRMRGGAGPAAAALP; encoded by the coding sequence ATGTCTCTGGGCGAACTTCGCGACCTGCTGGAACGGCATGTGCGTCCCGATTTGACCACTGCCATCGACGACGTCCGGATCTGCAAGGCCGACCACGCCGTGCCGCCGGAGTCCGCGATGTCCGGCACGGTCCTGGCGGTTATCGCTCAGGGCCGAAAGCGTCTGGCACTGGGAGACCGCGTCTACGAGTACGGCGCTGGTCAGTACCTCATCACCTCGGTCGACCTCCCGGTGACGGGGCATTTCATCGACGCCGCCCCGGGCCGCCCCACGCTCGGTTTCGGGATGACTCTGGAACCTGCTGCCATCGCGGAGCTGCTGCTGCAGTCCGGGTCGGGGGATCTGCCGAGGTCCCCCGGCACCGTACGCCCGGGAATCGCAGTCAGTGACGCCCCGGACGAGTTGCTCGACGCCATCGTGCGGCTGCTGCGCCTGCTTGACCGGCCACGGGACCGGAAGGCACTGGTCCCGCTGGTCAAGCGCGAGATCCTCTGGTGGTTGATGACGGGGGAACAAGGTGACGCCGTGCGTCAGCTCGGCCTGGCCGACAGCAGCCTGAGCCACATCAGACGTGCGGTGCAGTGGATCCGGGAGAACTACGCCCAGCCTTTCCGGGTCGAGGAAGTGGCACAGCTTTCGGGGATGAGCGTCTCCGCTTTCCACCGGAATTTCCAGGCGGTAACTGCGATGACCCCGATCCAGTTCCAGAAACACATCCGGCTGCAGGCGGCGAGATTGCTGCTGGCGAACCATCCGAACGACATCACCGGCGTCGGGCACCGCGTCGGATACGACAGTCCGGCCCAGTTCAGCCGGGAATACCGGCGCCAGTTCGGTGCCCCGCCCAGCATTGATGCGATGCGCATGCGTGGCGGAGCCGGTCCCGCTGCTGCGGCGCTCCCATAA
- a CDS encoding contact-dependent growth inhibition system immunity protein, with translation MNRDRSLEELERGRWPAPPTGATRLVMTAHALRRRPIGELAVEDMRLLIGQDVGLQYLLPMALEVLRDNPMAEGYMYAGDLLSAVITRNPSVWGESAELRHELRMIVSGLADLPPFIRRDVERFLAASR, from the coding sequence GTGAACCGTGACCGCTCTCTTGAGGAACTTGAACGCGGCCGCTGGCCGGCGCCTCCTACCGGCGCGACCCGTCTTGTCATGACCGCGCATGCCCTTCGGCGTCGGCCGATCGGAGAGCTGGCCGTCGAGGACATGCGCTTGTTGATCGGACAGGACGTGGGGCTGCAGTACCTGCTGCCGATGGCGCTGGAGGTACTGCGGGACAACCCGATGGCCGAGGGCTACATGTACGCGGGTGATCTGCTGTCCGCGGTCATCACCAGGAACCCCTCGGTTTGGGGTGAGTCAGCCGAACTCAGGCACGAGCTCCGCATGATCGTCTCCGGGTTGGCCGACCTGCCGCCCTTCATCCGGCGGGACGTCGAGCGGTTCCTGGCCGCGAGTCGCTGA
- a CDS encoding universal stress protein — MGEDAGRRIVVGVSGSLGSLVALHRAVGEARRGGAELLAVLAWELPGGELASRRAVFPSPVDELRRAAGERLLGALRTAFGDAGPGVPFRGLVVRGTPGRALVECADRDGDLLVVGAGCRGWVHRAFSPSTARYCLAHADCPVLAVPPSPLESELASVHRRIGLRLPLDARELTDGKQKQN, encoded by the coding sequence ATGGGTGAGGACGCGGGGCGGCGCATCGTGGTCGGGGTGAGTGGTTCGCTGGGGAGTCTGGTGGCTCTGCATCGGGCCGTGGGGGAGGCTCGGCGTGGGGGTGCCGAGTTGCTGGCCGTGCTCGCCTGGGAGCTGCCCGGGGGTGAACTCGCCTCCCGGCGTGCGGTGTTCCCGTCGCCTGTGGACGAGCTCCGGCGGGCGGCGGGCGAGCGGCTGCTCGGGGCTCTGCGCACGGCGTTCGGTGATGCGGGGCCCGGGGTTCCGTTCCGGGGGCTGGTCGTACGGGGTACGCCGGGGCGCGCGCTGGTGGAGTGTGCGGACCGGGACGGGGATCTGCTGGTGGTCGGTGCGGGGTGTCGTGGCTGGGTCCACCGGGCGTTCTCCCCGTCCACCGCCCGGTACTGCCTCGCCCACGCCGACTGTCCCGTCCTGGCCGTCCCGCCCTCACCCCTGGAGAGCGAGCTTGCCTCCGTGCACCGCCGTATCGGCCTGCGACTGCCCCTCGACGCACGGGAGTTGACCGACGGCAAGCAGAAGCAGAACTGA